Proteins encoded in a region of the Candidatus Poribacteria bacterium genome:
- a CDS encoding sugar phosphate isomerase/epimerase produces MIACGSLGFTRQSFSRACAEIARLGFKAIDIAVMESWAHFNPSELATNVEDAVAVARSALATSSLTPIALNASAGASDPNTETPRFRAICEFAAALEVPVICYAAPIEAVGFERALRRYERLAAMAAEAGVVLAVEAHARTMLETPEVAVQFCEAIPGLYLTLDPSHMWAGPHQGGSFDELYPLVRHTHWRDAGMAWEHVQMPVGEGNVDLRGVMRGLKKAGYQGAYAVEYIDTFPNFSYREISVMRRLLEQTIGGSASA; encoded by the coding sequence ATGATCGCCTGTGGATCGCTCGGATTCACGCGGCAGTCTTTCAGCCGCGCCTGCGCCGAAATCGCCCGACTCGGCTTCAAGGCGATCGATATCGCCGTGATGGAGAGCTGGGCGCACTTCAATCCGTCCGAGCTCGCGACGAACGTCGAGGATGCCGTGGCAGTCGCACGTTCGGCGCTTGCCACATCCTCTCTGACGCCTATCGCCCTGAACGCGTCGGCGGGAGCTAGCGACCCGAACACGGAGACTCCTCGGTTCCGCGCGATCTGCGAGTTCGCAGCGGCTCTAGAGGTCCCGGTCATCTGCTACGCCGCGCCCATCGAGGCGGTCGGGTTCGAGCGCGCGTTGCGCCGCTACGAACGTCTAGCAGCGATGGCGGCGGAAGCTGGCGTTGTGCTCGCCGTCGAAGCGCACGCCCGGACGATGCTGGAGACCCCCGAGGTCGCCGTCCAGTTTTGCGAGGCGATCCCAGGGCTCTACCTGACGCTCGATCCCAGCCACATGTGGGCGGGACCGCATCAGGGCGGTTCGTTCGACGAGCTCTACCCGCTCGTGCGGCACACGCACTGGCGCGACGCCGGAATGGCTTGGGAACACGTCCAGATGCCGGTCGGAGAGGGGAATGTCGATCTTCGGGGGGTTATGCGCGGGCTGAAGAAGGCGGGGTATCAGGGAGCCTACGCCGTCGAGTACATCGACACGTTCCCGAACTTCTCGTACCGCGAGATATCCGTCATGCGCCGCTTGCTCGAGCAGACCATCGGCGGGAGCGCTTCCGCATGA
- a CDS encoding deoxyhypusine synthase, with amino-acid sequence MALTWEPVVGHSPDGCATTAERKDVDDIRNGLLADSRRIAPPAIQPGISVADLVDSAFLAYNGARLREACALFSERVLADDVTVGLSLTGALTPAGLGMSALIPLVEAGFVDWVVSTGANLYHDLHFGIGKTMHRATPFVDDRELRREGIVRIYDVVFDYDVLLSTDAFCRQVIAGPEFQRTMGTAEFHYQFGKYVDEREQALGISRQSFLAAAYRAGVPVYTSSPGDSSIGMNVAALALTGNQLRFDPTRDVNETAAIVYGAKRSGGKSAVLIVGGGSPKNFVLQTEPQIQEVLGLEEEGHDYFIQLTDARPDTGGLSGATPSEAVSWGKINPDQLPSTVVCYSDATVALPILTAYALTRRQPRALKRLYDVLDERLEALAADYLALERD; translated from the coding sequence ATGGCGTTGACTTGGGAGCCGGTCGTCGGACATAGTCCCGACGGTTGTGCTACGACGGCGGAGAGGAAGGACGTGGACGACATCCGTAACGGTCTGCTCGCGGACTCGCGGCGCATCGCCCCGCCGGCCATCCAGCCCGGCATATCGGTCGCCGACCTGGTGGACAGCGCATTCCTCGCCTACAACGGCGCCCGGCTCCGCGAAGCGTGCGCCCTGTTCTCCGAACGCGTTCTCGCCGACGATGTCACCGTGGGCCTGAGCCTGACCGGAGCCCTCACGCCCGCTGGGCTCGGCATGAGCGCCCTCATCCCGCTCGTCGAAGCGGGATTCGTCGATTGGGTCGTCTCGACCGGCGCGAACCTTTACCACGACCTGCACTTCGGCATCGGCAAGACGATGCACCGCGCGACGCCGTTCGTCGACGATCGCGAGCTCCGCCGCGAGGGCATCGTGCGCATCTATGATGTCGTGTTCGACTATGACGTGCTCCTCTCGACGGACGCCTTCTGCCGCCAAGTGATCGCGGGCCCCGAGTTCCAGCGGACGATGGGCACGGCGGAGTTCCACTACCAGTTCGGCAAGTATGTCGACGAACGGGAGCAGGCGCTGGGCATCTCGCGGCAAAGCTTCCTGGCGGCGGCTTACCGCGCAGGGGTTCCCGTGTACACGTCGAGTCCGGGCGACAGCAGCATCGGGATGAACGTCGCCGCGCTCGCGCTCACGGGGAACCAGCTCCGGTTCGATCCCACGCGTGATGTCAACGAAACGGCGGCGATCGTCTACGGAGCCAAGCGCTCCGGCGGCAAGAGCGCCGTCCTCATCGTCGGCGGGGGTTCCCCCAAAAACTTCGTCCTGCAGACGGAGCCACAGATTCAGGAAGTCCTCGGGCTGGAGGAGGAGGGACACGACTACTTCATCCAGCTCACCGACGCCAGACCCGACACGGGCGGACTCTCCGGCGCGACGCCGTCAGAGGCGGTCAGTTGGGGCAAGATCAACCCGGATCAGCTTCCGTCGACAGTCGTCTGCTACAGCGATGCGACCGTCGCGCTGCCCATTCTGACGGCGTATGCGCTGACACGGCGGCAGCCACGCGCGCTGAAACGGCTCTACGACGTGTTGGACGAGCGTCTGGAAGCTCTCGCGGCGGACTATCTCGCCTTGGAGCGCGACTGA
- a CDS encoding ester cyclase, with amino-acid sequence MPEGIEGLRAFVTGLRQGMPDAKFVIDRLLSSGDYIGMAYRLVGTHTGEFMGIPATGRKLSVTGIDLIRFKDGKAVEHWGNSDDLGMMRQLGVMPAMGEQDGSDAMVDVQSPKDIGEKMKPEAAEALVRSLFDKVMNGRNVDAMDAIIAPGWVTHVPGPNRTKEGVKARLAGILEAFPDLKMNVEFAMVDGDSVLVRWSAKGTNTGPLMGMEPTGKAAEVTGITIARIGGGMIHENWENWDEMGMMMQLGLIPPMDGAMSGGGSDKGEMMACCTDGDKCCPEGDCCKSHDDDKHKEHVH; translated from the coding sequence ATGCCCGAGGGCATCGAGGGCTTGCGCGCGTTCGTCACGGGGCTGAGGCAAGGGATGCCGGACGCGAAGTTCGTCATCGATCGTCTCCTGTCGAGCGGCGACTACATTGGTATGGCGTACCGCCTTGTCGGGACGCATACGGGCGAGTTCATGGGCATTCCGGCGACCGGTCGGAAGCTCAGCGTCACCGGAATCGACCTCATCCGCTTCAAAGACGGGAAAGCCGTCGAGCACTGGGGCAACTCCGACGACCTCGGAATGATGCGCCAACTGGGGGTCATGCCGGCGATGGGCGAGCAGGACGGATCCGACGCGATGGTGGACGTCCAGTCACCCAAGGACATCGGCGAGAAGATGAAGCCCGAAGCCGCCGAAGCCCTCGTCCGCAGCCTCTTCGACAAGGTGATGAACGGGCGCAACGTCGACGCCATGGACGCCATCATCGCTCCGGGCTGGGTGACTCACGTACCCGGACCCAACCGGACCAAGGAAGGCGTTAAAGCGCGGCTGGCAGGCATCCTCGAGGCGTTCCCCGACCTTAAGATGAACGTCGAGTTCGCGATGGTGGACGGCGACAGCGTCCTCGTCCGATGGTCCGCGAAGGGGACGAACACGGGCCCGCTGATGGGCATGGAGCCGACCGGCAAGGCGGCGGAGGTCACGGGCATCACCATCGCGCGAATCGGCGGCGGCATGATCCATGAAAACTGGGAGAACTGGGACGAGATGGGCATGATGATGCAGCTCGGACTGATTCCGCCCATGGATGGAGCCATGTCGGGTGGCGGGTCCGACAAGGGCGAGATGATGGCTTGCTGCACGGACGGCGACAAGTGCTGTCCCGAAGGCGACTGCTGCAAGTCGCATGACGACGACAAGCACAAGGAGCACGTCCACTAG
- a CDS encoding DUF4912 domain-containing protein has protein sequence MASKKTRVETTLTVAEAAEELGISASALYVRIRRARAKGEPVPFAPSRTGSRALVAKRSELLKWYEASPRKRRKPPSMPTRPAPSVPAPEVVSATSGEGDASPLAPSAQADTATRLEALEPVVTHGTQELVELPLSYMETRVTVMPRDEDTIVVYWDVHPEVANRHLTARWGIRVESDAGVEVIEVGHGARNWYIRKPGIALRHRVAFGPLDEHGNVIALAHGTWKPLTRAEARRNPYDNGAAPDEAPEWARGVVTPNGVQLQAADAQDAMRADTEVLVAASPVQSEPGSSALLSVPSSPHGLRWQGAS, from the coding sequence ATGGCATCGAAGAAGACGCGTGTGGAAACGACACTGACCGTCGCTGAAGCCGCCGAGGAACTCGGCATCAGCGCCAGCGCCCTCTACGTTAGGATCCGGCGCGCTCGTGCCAAGGGGGAACCGGTTCCCTTCGCCCCGAGCCGGACCGGGTCACGCGCCCTCGTCGCGAAGCGTTCGGAACTTCTCAAGTGGTATGAAGCATCTCCCCGAAAACGAAGGAAACCCCCCTCGATGCCCACGCGCCCAGCGCCGTCGGTTCCTGCGCCTGAGGTCGTGTCTGCGACATCCGGCGAGGGCGACGCCAGCCCTCTGGCTCCCTCGGCACAGGCAGACACGGCGACGCGCCTCGAAGCGCTGGAACCCGTCGTGACCCATGGCACGCAGGAGCTCGTCGAGCTCCCGCTCTCCTACATGGAGACGCGCGTCACCGTCATGCCGCGCGACGAGGACACGATCGTCGTCTACTGGGATGTCCATCCGGAGGTCGCCAACCGGCATCTCACGGCGCGATGGGGCATCCGCGTCGAGTCCGATGCGGGCGTCGAGGTGATCGAAGTTGGGCACGGAGCTCGGAACTGGTACATTCGCAAGCCGGGCATCGCTCTGCGGCATCGCGTCGCGTTCGGACCCCTGGATGAGCACGGCAACGTGATTGCCCTCGCGCACGGGACGTGGAAGCCCCTGACCCGCGCCGAAGCCCGAAGGAACCCGTACGACAACGGCGCTGCTCCGGACGAAGCCCCCGAATGGGCGCGCGGCGTCGTGACGCCCAACGGAGTCCAGCTCCAGGCTGCCGACGCCCAGGACGCGATGCGGGCGGACACCGAAGTGCTCGTCGCCGCGTCGCCCGTCCAGTCGGAGCCGGGGTCATCCGCGCTGCTGAGCGTGCCGTCGTCGCCGCACGGACTCCGCTGGCAAGGCGCCAGCTAG
- a CDS encoding RraA family protein: MPESDNDAFRVAKLFQPLRVVDVCDALDGIGYFDIGLMSPEVRPLWQGMKFWGVALTLRCVPANRPMWKLDTTEDIVNAHGIWFREVGHVGVGGLVRPGHVIVTDTGGSREVGFWGSANALGTVADGAVGIVTDGYCRDTAELTLQKTPICSRARGRTIIPGRIDAVEVQTKIGCGGVQVRPGDIVGCDDDGVVVVPIEVAEEVSCHARAVLIADMRARRRLYDRLGMEHDATVDHDAVEAYYASLG; encoded by the coding sequence ATGCCCGAATCCGACAACGACGCTTTCCGAGTGGCGAAGCTGTTCCAGCCGCTCCGCGTCGTCGACGTCTGCGACGCCCTCGACGGGATCGGCTACTTCGACATCGGGCTCATGTCGCCGGAAGTGCGTCCCCTATGGCAGGGGATGAAGTTCTGGGGTGTCGCGCTGACGCTCCGGTGCGTTCCGGCGAACCGCCCCATGTGGAAGCTGGACACGACCGAAGACATCGTCAACGCCCACGGCATCTGGTTCCGCGAAGTAGGGCATGTCGGGGTGGGCGGCTTGGTGCGGCCCGGACACGTGATCGTCACGGACACGGGCGGCTCGCGCGAGGTCGGCTTCTGGGGTTCCGCCAACGCACTGGGAACCGTCGCCGACGGTGCCGTCGGCATCGTGACGGACGGTTACTGCCGCGACACGGCGGAGCTCACGCTCCAGAAGACGCCCATCTGCTCGCGGGCGCGAGGACGGACGATCATCCCCGGCAGGATCGACGCCGTCGAGGTGCAGACGAAGATCGGATGCGGCGGCGTCCAGGTGCGCCCCGGCGATATCGTCGGATGCGATGACGACGGCGTTGTCGTCGTCCCCATCGAGGTCGCCGAGGAGGTGAGCTGCCACGCGAGGGCGGTCCTCATCGCCGACATGCGCGCCCGACGCCGCCTCTACGACCGCCTCGGGATGGAACACGACGCGACCGTCGATCACGATGCGGTCGAGGCGTACTACGCGTCTCTCGGTTAG
- a CDS encoding DUF1957 domain-containing protein has translation MHGTHEPTGLVAFVLHAHLPYVRHPELPKFMEEDWLFEAISETYLPLISVFEGLLRDGVPARFTMTLTPPLVAMLADELLQQRFVGYLDERIELAQKELRRLRGSAEYYPLAEMYYGIFSRQRRAFVEEYGRNLVQAFRRLQDHGILEIITCGATHGFLPLLMDPVCQRAQVQIAVEHYWEHFGRAPIGIWLPECAYTPGIDDLLAPLGIRYFLVETKGILGADPSPHYGVYAPVLTPSGVAAFGRDVESSQQVWSKEIGYPGDYAYREFYRDIGFDLPLSYVVPYLHSPDIRHFTGIKYHRITGKTVHKATYHPGWATDRAAEHAGNFVFNRGLQTQHLRTHMDRQPIVVAPYDAELFGHWWYEGPQFLDFVARKTHFDQSLIALTTPGDYLNRYPVNQVAVPATSSWGANGTFEVWLNGANDWMYPHLHKAGERMRELADTHPQTDGLMRRALNQAARELLLAQSSDWAFIMTTGTTVQYAVRRFRDHIARFTKLYEDIKAGTLDVPWLTDVERRDRLFPNIRYEVYGNG, from the coding sequence ATGCACGGCACGCATGAGCCCACAGGCCTCGTCGCGTTTGTCTTGCACGCCCACCTGCCGTACGTCCGCCATCCCGAGCTGCCCAAGTTCATGGAGGAGGACTGGCTCTTCGAGGCGATCTCGGAGACCTACCTGCCCCTGATATCGGTCTTCGAGGGCTTGCTCCGGGACGGCGTTCCTGCCAGATTCACGATGACACTGACGCCGCCGCTGGTCGCCATGCTCGCCGACGAGCTGCTCCAACAGCGCTTCGTCGGGTACCTCGACGAGCGGATCGAGCTCGCCCAAAAGGAGCTCCGGCGGCTGCGCGGCTCCGCCGAGTACTACCCTCTGGCGGAGATGTACTACGGTATCTTCTCGCGCCAGAGGCGGGCATTCGTCGAGGAATACGGGCGGAACCTGGTGCAGGCGTTCCGGCGGCTCCAGGACCACGGCATCCTGGAGATCATCACCTGCGGCGCGACCCACGGGTTCCTGCCGCTGCTGATGGACCCCGTCTGCCAGCGCGCGCAGGTGCAGATCGCCGTCGAGCACTACTGGGAACACTTCGGGCGAGCGCCCATCGGCATCTGGCTGCCGGAATGCGCCTACACGCCGGGGATCGACGACCTTCTGGCTCCGTTGGGCATCCGCTACTTCCTTGTCGAGACGAAGGGCATCCTGGGAGCCGACCCCTCGCCGCACTACGGCGTCTACGCACCCGTCCTGACGCCGTCGGGAGTCGCCGCCTTCGGGCGCGATGTGGAATCGTCGCAGCAAGTCTGGAGCAAGGAGATCGGTTATCCGGGCGACTACGCCTATCGCGAGTTCTACCGCGACATCGGGTTCGACCTGCCGCTGTCCTATGTCGTGCCCTACCTGCACAGCCCGGACATCCGCCACTTCACCGGCATCAAGTACCACCGCATCACCGGCAAGACGGTTCACAAGGCGACCTATCACCCCGGATGGGCGACCGACCGGGCGGCGGAGCACGCCGGCAACTTCGTGTTCAACCGAGGGCTGCAGACGCAGCATCTCCGGACGCACATGGATCGGCAGCCGATCGTCGTCGCCCCGTACGACGCGGAGCTCTTCGGACACTGGTGGTACGAGGGCCCCCAGTTCCTCGACTTCGTCGCCCGCAAGACGCACTTCGACCAATCGCTCATCGCCCTGACAACGCCCGGCGACTACTTGAACCGATATCCGGTGAACCAGGTCGCCGTGCCCGCGACGTCGAGCTGGGGAGCCAACGGCACGTTCGAGGTTTGGCTCAACGGCGCGAACGACTGGATGTACCCCCATCTCCACAAGGCAGGCGAGCGCATGCGCGAACTTGCCGACACTCACCCCCAGACCGACGGACTGATGCGCCGCGCGCTCAACCAAGCCGCCCGCGAGTTGCTTCTCGCCCAAAGCAGCGACTGGGCATTCATCATGACGACTGGCACGACCGTGCAGTACGCCGTCCGGCGGTTCCGCGACCACATCGCCCGGTTCACCAAGCTCTACGAGGACATCAAGGCGGGAACGCTCGACGTACCCTGGCTGACCGATGTCGAGCGGCGGGATCGGCTCTTCCCGAATATCCGGTACGAGGTCTACGGCAACGGCTGA